One genomic region from Shewanella aestuarii encodes:
- a CDS encoding YaeQ family protein, producing the protein MALKATVYKVNLQIADMDRHYYADHPLTIAQHPSETDTRMMVRILAFALNASDTLQFSKGLCVDDEAELWDVSLSGEVDVWIEFGQADEKWLRKASGRAKQVILYTYGGRSVPIWWQQNQETLARFKNLSVVNIPEEAVEQLGGFVSRNMAIQVSISEGQVWLSDGDKSLMIEPEVLK; encoded by the coding sequence ATGGCACTTAAAGCCACAGTATATAAAGTCAATTTACAGATTGCTGATATGGATAGGCATTACTATGCCGATCACCCTTTGACGATAGCGCAGCACCCTTCAGAAACCGACACTCGCATGATGGTTCGAATATTGGCTTTTGCCCTTAATGCCAGTGACACATTACAGTTTAGTAAAGGCTTGTGTGTTGATGATGAAGCCGAACTTTGGGACGTGAGTTTATCTGGCGAAGTGGATGTGTGGATTGAATTTGGTCAAGCGGATGAAAAGTGGCTACGTAAAGCAAGTGGCCGTGCCAAACAAGTGATTTTATATACTTATGGCGGACGCAGTGTGCCAATTTGGTGGCAGCAAAACCAAGAGACCTTAGCGAGGTTTAAAAACTTATCTGTGGTCAATATTCCAGAAGAAGCCGTTGAGCAACTTGGCGGATTTGTGAGTCGTAATATGGCTATCCAAGTGAGTATCAGTGAGGGACAGGTATGGTTGTCTGACGGTGATAAAAGCTTAATGATCGAGCCTGAAGTATTGAAATAA